A stretch of DNA from Erythrolamprus reginae isolate rEryReg1 chromosome 10, rEryReg1.hap1, whole genome shotgun sequence:
ATGCATTTCCCCACAAGAGCTTTAGCCCTGGAAaccaagagaggaagagaaggagtcctccagtggaactccttgcctccagaagttgtgaatgatccaacactggaagtttttaagaagcaaTTGGACAACTGTTTATCTGAAATGGCCTTGGGCCGGtttgcacctggaaagaaacattcggagccagtagagcaatggaaaaaaccctacaaagacttagggcttggaaaacattctttgtagagagtaacggtgaaagagcctgcaaggaaagcgctgggaacactgttagcaccaggttagggctggatataaacttattcggagcaagttagagcaatggaaaaaaccctgcaaagacttagggcaaaacattctttgcagagagtaacaatgaaagagcctgcaaaggtaagagaaacatagaaacatagaagtctgacggcagaaaaagacctcatggtccatctcgtctgcccttatactatttcctgtattttatcttaggatggatctatgtttatcccaggcatgtttaaattcagttactgtggatttaccaaccacgtctgctggaagtttgttccaaggatctactactctttcagtgaaataatattttctcacgttgcttttgatctttcccccaactgacctcagattgtgcccccttgttcttgtgttcactttcctattaaaaacacttccctcctggaccttatttaaccctttaacatatttaaatgtttcgatcatgtccccccttttccttctgtcctccagactctacagattgagtccatgaagtctttcctgatacgtttgatgcttaagaccttccaccattcttgtagcccgtctttggacccgttcaattttgtcaatatctttttgtaggtgaggtctccagaactgaacacagtattattccaaatgtggtctcaccagcgctctatatagcgggatcacaatctccctcttcctgcttgttatacctctagctatgcagccaagcatcctacttgctttccctaccgcctgactgcactgggaagatcgttagcagctacttagggctggggggaaaaaaagctagaaacatagaaacatagaagactgacggcagaaaaagacctcatggtccatctagtctgcccttatactatttcctgtattttatcttacaatggatctatgtttatcccaggcatgtttaaattcagttactgtggatttaccaaccatgtctgctggaagtttgttccaaggatctacaactctttcagtcaaataacattttctcacgttgctacaTTCATAGAATAAGACGCAcctaaattatcagcctcttttagggaggaaaaggctgcgtcttatactccgaaaaatacggtaactcaaggtccccttccaactctgagatTCCGTTGTGTTCCCGTTCAGGTGCAGACTTCTACACttgtttccatttcttttcacAAGGGCCCTGAATGTTTTTACCTCTTTAGAATGACGCTGCCAATCCCAGCTTGGCACCTGTCAAAGATGGAGCGTTGTCTTGACAACTGGACAAAATCCTCCAGGAGTTGCTGCTTGGGAGAAGTTGGGTTTTTCAAGTGAAATGCTTTCGCTAAAGTTTTCAACTCTGGGGCGGAAAGTAAGTCAAGGGCTTCCAGGAGGCTTTGCAGGTCGGTCTCTGCGAAGAGGTGAAAGTTTTTTTGACAAACATTAAGAAGAAACTCCAGGGGAACAGATATTGCCTTCATAACTGAAgttattatatgtattattataGGTTAAGGTTTTTTATCATAATGTTTCTTAGTGATCCCTAGTAAAAACTGTTCTGCAGTAAATCTGATTCCATTCCTATTATTTCCTTCATCCGTAGAAGGTTGAaatatagaaacagagaagattgacggcagaaaaaaacctcctggtccatctagtctgcccttatactatttcctgcattttatcttgggatggatctatgtttatcccaggcatgtttaaattcacttcctgtggatttttccttccctccttctttctttcttccttctcttccttcactttctttccttccttcctccctcccttcctcattcatagaaatatagaaacctagaagattgagggcagaaaaagacctcctggtccatctcgtctgcctttatactatttgttttatcttaggatggatgtttatcccaggcatgtttaaattcagttcctgtggatttaccaaccacgtctgctggaagtttgttccaagcatctactactctttcagtgaaataatattttctcacattgcttttgatctttccccccactaacttcagattgtgtccccttgttcttgtgttcattttcctattaaaaacacttccctcctggaccttatttaaccctttaacatatttaaatgtttcgatcatgtcccccctttcccttctgtcctccagactatacagattgagttcattaagtctttcctgttaggttttatggttaagaccttccaccatttttgtaccccGTCTTTgatcaattttatccatctctttttgtaggtgaggtctccagaaccgaacacaatattattccaaatgtggtctcagcagcgctctatataaggggatcacaatctccctcttcctgcttgttatacctctagctatgcagccaagcatcctactcgctttccctaccacctgaccgcactgctcacccattttgagactgtcattaatcactacccctcaatccttctcttcggaagtttttgctaacaccgaaCTGCCAAGGTTCATCTTGGTtcatcagtcttcggagaggggcggcatacaaatctcataaattattattattattattaataataataataataataataataataataataataataaattattatctttcttttgttttccagAAACCCTTCGCTTTGGGACAAGCTCTATTCCAGCTCTATTCTTATTCTCATTCCATTCTTATTAAATACAgttctcagccccccccccccgccaaaagaACTCTGGGTCACTGATTGAGAAGCCACTAAATGAATGGAGCCGAATGGCTTTGCACCCACCTGATTACTGGACCTACCAGAGTGCAGGAATCCTCCTTCAACAAGTTCTTCAATGACCGGTGAAAGATCCGAACTGATCTCtgcatattctattttattcgtCTTTATCCAGGCCAATTTACGCTGGAAGAGCCGAACGTAGAGTTTCTGTCCACTGGCTGAGATGGAATTGTAatgggagagagaagaaaattttttttgcaaagaggTTTGAAAAAGTGGCTTTGCATGGAAGTTCTTGGGAAACGATTGGACCTTTTGCCAAATAATCTAACCCTGGAGGTTCGGCTGACCCGACATTTCTGACGCGTCAAGCAATTTAATGATGAGAAGTGGGACTTTCTGGTTAAATGCAGAATCTTTAGCGGCTAAATGCAGAATCTGAAATGCACTTGCAGGTTGaccttgatttatgactgtatTTGAATCCAGAACTGTTGTCATAAATAATTCTAAATCAAGTCAACCACATGATCCAATTTGATTTTACACCTGTTTTTTACTATGTTtggtgttaaggagtgtgcagagtaatctctgagtagtcaaagatacacatacacagaggaaacgtggaggtgTCCGATATCCAGGTAGTAGACCAGAGATATTAGTAATAATTCAACAATATAATTCagatacattcagtgtataaaatatattcactttggcaaatatcttattgaagaacaatcctagtcatacacatgTATAGCAACCAATACATATACAAGTCTATAAGCCTTACttacataaaccatacataaaccatcattagAACAAACAGTTCTTATAACAACAGTCACTGAGACAGTACAGAAATAGCAAGGAATAGCAGAGAGCGAACCATGcttctggcgccctcttatggtcaTCCACAACACTAGCACTTAAAGCAAGTGTTCTAATACATGCAAGCATACATTTATGGTTTATGTtacatattgccaaacccaacacATAGCACTAACAATGTTTGTGAAGCCTGTCAATGCAGTCATAATGCGAGTCCCCTAGCCATTAATCCAATTAACAAATTAAAGCTACCTGAAAGCTTGTAGAACCGAGCTAGGACCTCCAAATCTTCCTCGCTGAAGAGTCTCCGATCATCTTCGTTCTCCAATACGGCCTCCAGGACCATGAGAAAATTTCGAAGATAATAGGGGTGACCCACTGAATCCACGCCAGGCTCAACGTGCCCATTTGAATGTGGCAAAGTGGCTTTTTCTAAAGATGCCAAGCATACTTCATCCTCGACTTCAGTTCTAGCTTCCATCGAAAGCCGTTCAGTTGCATTTCTGGTGGAGCTGGAGAACTTTTGCCTCTCAGGGTGATTGTCTTCTTCTATCGTTGGATCTGGCTGGTTAGAGGAGGAACTCTGGGATTCCAGCTTGGATGGCTCATCTTTAGGATACGTTGCTGTCAACCCTTCCTCCTCAACTACTGAAGATATTCCCAACTGGTGAACATCTCGATTCTTCTGGGGGTTATTAACTTGTTGATGGCCTTTTCTTGACAGCCCAACTTCTCTGCAACTGAGTGATACCAGAGTAGAATCACACAGGCCATCAGAGAGAAATCTTGAGTCATCTTCTTGTCTTAAACTTGAGATATCCCACTCTTTATTCAGAGGACCAAGCCTTGATGGGGACAACTGGTTCTCCTTCGGGGAATCTTCACCCCAAGGTTTCCGGTTGGGTTTCTGCTCTGCGATGCCCACTTGAGTTGGAGAAGGTTGGTCATCTTGAGTCAACCCATCCCTGTTACGGCCACGCCACCTCCTGGACAATCTGGTGGACAAGCTTCTCAGGGAGATATTTTGAATGGCGCCAACTCTAGGCTGATCTTCAAGTGGTGTGTGTATTTTTCCAACTTTCTTGAAATAAGGACTCGCCTGTTCTCCTGACCCTCTTTTTGTTTGTGGATTGTCTCCTCCAGAAAGGCTGCTGTTCTTCTCGGGAGTTGAGAGCTTGGCTGCAAAATACGGACTCGAACCCTCAGGCCCAGTTTCAGCGGATTGTCCAGGGCTGGAAGCCGATGTTGAGCCGATCGAATTCTCATTGTCCTCcttctgattatttttgcatTCTTCGTCAATATGCTGGTTGATTCTGTACCTTGGTATCGTCTGGCCGCACAAGGGACAGGCAATTCTGGCGGGGGGAGCGTTGTTAAAAAGGGAGATAATGGAAGAAGACTTTGGGGCTGAAGACCCCCCCTCTTTGCCATTCCTTCTTGCCGGTTTTTCATTGGTCTTAGAGAGGGGCAACTTTCTCCTGAGCCTTTTCTTATCTGGAGGCCCATCTTCGGCCATTGCAGGACCTTAAAACATGGTGGAAACAGAAGGGCTGCCCTTTCACCGCCTTGTTTCCGCACAACACGAATTCCTTCCGATCTCGCTCCTCTCTCTTGTCTGAAGAGGGTAAAGAAGAGCAGAGGCCACGTTAACATTTTGCAGAAAGAAACAACGAAGAATAGTGACCGTTATTTCCCCTTGGTGAAAAGCAGAGAGCTCTCCTGTCAATTAAATAGTCAACTAAATTAAGtaacagggaaagaaaagaggatcggttgaatataggaataaaagagatACCGTTGTAAGACCTATGTAAGATAAAATGTATATAGTATTAGAAACATTAAATAATGGTAATATAGAAATAGCAttatagagaaaaagaaacaggacTGCCACACATCATCCaatatttttatgtttctatctatctatctatctatccatccatccatctatctatccatctatcatctatctaccaatCTATTTTAtccaatcaatctatctatctatctatctatctatctatctatctatctatctatctctatctatcaatcaatcaatcaatcgtttGTCCattcatctatcttatctatccatccatccatcatctatcatctatatcttacTATCATTTATCATCTACCCAGCTTTACATATTTGTCTCTATCTTTCCCTATATCTCACACATTTCTGGCTGtacgtatttttatttatttatatttacatacttgtcttttcccctttcctttacaGGACAGCCATTTCTAAAAGCAACGCCACTCTGTCTCTGTCTTCCCTAACGCCCAACAGAAGTTGCTAACACAAGCAGGAAAGTTTCCCCAGGAGCTGCCAACTGCGTGCATTAAAACTCCTGCAACTGAGAACGACCATTCTGTGTGGGCGCTGAGCTTGCACAGTTCAGACCTCAGCAGCGGGTGAGATTTCCCAAGCTTTCCTTATACTGCACACTCAATGTTCAAAATGGGATTGTCCACAACTCTGGAGCTGGACCCCCAAAGCCCACCAGAGAAGCAAAGGGCAAATGAAGCCAAACTAGAAGTCCGCAGAGACAGAGGTGCTTAGTTCAGAATGAGCAATTTAAAACACTCCCTCCTTGCCATGCTTCTAGTCCGCAGTACCTGCTGCTCCATCCTGGGATATCCCTATTGcattttgcaaataataataataataataaccaaaatGGTCTTGCTGGAAAAGGCGCTCCGGGTGAAGAAAGCCGCGCGAGACAGCAGAGGAAGGCGGTTCAAACGAGACCCGGAGCTCGGCTAAAGCGATAAAAAttcattcaaaaaataaaattgcagCGGCTCAGTTCGCGCATGCGCGGAGCGATAACTTCCCGCGCGCCGGTGAAGCCTCTTTGCCCGCACAAGGTCCCATCATGGCCGCCAGGCCGTTGCAATCCATCCCAGATCCAGGCGTGCAAAGATCGATGCCGGAGCGGTCGATCGGTGCAGCCAGAAACGCAAATTTTGTGGAGCCTCGTTCTTTTCTGCATATTTAATAGAGTCCAATAGAGAATAGACTCCAACCCTTCCAATTTTAATAAAAGTtgctctcttccccccctttgAGGCCTGAAATGCATTTAGTTTTTACCCTGGGTGCTTAGACGGCCCTCACTCTGAAAGTATTGGTTGAATTCtgggtttttattatttattcaacattattttaaaaaatatttatttatttatttattatttattttattattcagggGTGTTTAGTCTTTATTAGTGGGGTTATATTGAGGAGTTTTTACCATTATTAAACATTGCTCAAATTTTGACTTTTTATcctataggttttttttattgttgtgagccaccttgagtcctACAGGATCGGGCAGCCtacaagtcaaattaataaataaataaataaataaggaccttttagtactcatctcaaatgatctaagtgccagagctcgctgtaacaacattgccacaaaaagatTTAAAAGTTGTTAACCAAGTCTTGCgtggcttcttctctggtaatattgaattGCAAACTAAGGCACACaagacatttgctagaccaattctcgaatacagctcacctgtctggtacccgcactgcatattggacattaatacaattgaacgagtccagagatatttcacgagaagagtcctccgtTCCTCTGATCTCAACAAGAAtactttatgccaccaggcttgaaatttgggGTTTGGACGACTTAGAACTTTGCGGTTTTTAGTCTGATTTAAGTggagtacataaaattatccacTATAACCTGCCcaacctgtcaatgaatacttagcttcaaccacaacaatacataagCGCACAATAAATACAAAACTTTTCCTGTGCAAGAAAATCCCATCTCCGCTTCcccaattttttccccctgcttctTCCATTAGCTGACAAAATCTTACACTCCATCAATTAGACCGGCGTTTCGATTTTTAAAGACGGCAGCTGTACGTTGCCTCCCTATTACCCTGTAAATGCTGCTGCGGCTGCTTACTTTTAGCCCAAAATTGGAAAGCAATTCAAATCTAGATTCAGCCTGACCTTGATTGCCTTTGACAGATTCTACCTCCAAAGCCCCAGATGCAAAAACAGACAATTATGCAGCCATTGAAAGGGGTGGCGGGGAAGTATTGAAGCCTTACTGAACCAGTATTGTTCATTTCAGGTGCTAAATGGCATCTTTTGATAAGACTGTCTTCCCCCACTCTGCTAGAAGGCATTAAGGGTGTACAACTTCTTTTAGAGCTTAAAAGGGATAATTGTATTAAAGGATAAGCCTGAAAAGGTAATTTTCCCAAACTGAATAAGCACTTTGAATAGTAATCAAAAATTCCTGAGCTACTTTCCTTTGCTTTTAGTGCTGTTAAGATGAGAAAACGGACCTGCTTTAACAAGACAAATATGAAAGGTCTCTTACAATTAAAATTTCTACAAaaggattgtttttaatatacaCTAAGGCTATGCTTTGAAATATAGTAGCCATCCATCATCCTACCTAGGCATTAAGAGGAATTCAACCTCATGAAAAAACAATAAACCTTTTACAGAGTACAAAATCTTAGAAGTTGGAAGGAACTTTAGAGGGAAATGCTACACAATTTTCTTATTATTCTTTATgtccaaggaaaaaaaatatatcaaatccCAGAAGGTATTTTACAGCTTCCAAACAAATTCAACCCGAAATGTGGAATGGAAGATAAATGAAGATCGTATGAAGCCTTCCATCGCAACCCCTGAACCAGCATAGAATGTATGCACCACTTTAATATTAATTCTGTTTCTAGTTTAAAAACCCACCTGAATCATTTCGAAGATTCACATCAAAGTGTGTCTCCAATCAGGGCTGGTCACCTGGTATTTTTTACAAGTGGTTCACAACagaaaacaggaaaacaaacctaggaTGCTGTTGGAAAAATTCACTGTGAAAAAATACTGGACTAAAATTCACAGCTGGTTGCAGGAAACAGTAGGCACAACTGCATATTCCTGAACTCTTCCTATTTAAAGGACAATGTCCCAAAAATATCCAATACTTAATGCTGCATATTACAATAGCCGCCAGGATTGTTTAGGAGTAATACTGGAAAAACTCCAACATATTTACGGAAAACACGATAATAAAGAAGATATACGActgctgaaatggataaattaaccatTGAACTCAAAGGTCAAAAAGACTCAGAAGACTACAATGCAAGGGGGGGAAATGGTATAATTGGACTAAGACTAGAAAATTGAAGGGACAATGTGGGGCGAAGACATAGAATTAGACAATAAGGTAAAACGATGTATAAACTGCATAAATACAATATTAATGTGCATACATGGCTGTAGCTCTGCTTAAAAATGTTGTGATATATAAAGtgtgaaaagcaataaaaatatttaacaaaaaatttaaaaaaggaaaaattcaCAGGGTTGCAGTTGGCTGATTGGGGAAGGAAGATCAAAGAAAGcctgagaaataaaaaaaaataaaaaaaaatggcttCTATTATTGTTGAGAATCAACAGGGCTGTGTCCAGGACCCCATCACGCCTAATTCCTTTGTTCCTTGTGAGTGAAAAATGCTCAGAACCACAACTAGCCAGAGGCCACCGCAGGCCAAAGGTCAAAGAAAGGCCATATCAGCTGGACATGCCTGTATACAGCAACGGCTTCGAGAGAAAGGGGGATATATTGATGCCTTATCGACAGAGTTTAATCCAAAGCACAGTTTTAAattaacaaaacaataacaatccaacccttattttaatattttagccgccctgagtctgcggagaaggaaaataaatctaattaatgaaaAAACCTAAATCAATTAAATTTATACAAAGCGGGGCCATGCACCATCCATCATAGCTTCAGCTTCTGGGCAGAGAGCCCCTGTTTCTTTGGTCTCTTCTGGCTTTTCTTCGT
This window harbors:
- the FAN1 gene encoding fanconi-associated nuclease 1, whose translation is MAEDGPPDKKRLRRKLPLSKTNEKPARRNGKEGGSSAPKSSSIISLFNNAPPARIACPLCGQTIPRYRINQHIDEECKNNQKEDNENSIGSTSASSPGQSAETGPEGSSPYFAAKLSTPEKNSSLSGGDNPQTKRGSGEQASPYFKKVGKIHTPLEDQPRVGAIQNISLRSLSTRLSRRWRGRNRDGLTQDDQPSPTQVGIAEQKPNRKPWGEDSPKENQLSPSRLGPLNKEWDISSLRQEDDSRFLSDGLCDSTLVSLSCREVGLSRKGHQQVNNPQKNRDVHQLGISSVVEEEGLTATYPKDEPSKLESQSSSSNQPDPTIEEDNHPERQKFSSSTRNATERLSMEARTEVEDEVCLASLEKATLPHSNGHVEPGVDSVGHPYYLRNFLMVLEAVLENEDDRRLFSEEDLEVLARFYKLSASGQKLYVRLFQRKLAWIKTNKIEYAEISSDLSPVIEELVEGGFLHSETDLQSLLEALDLLSAPELKTLAKAFHLKNPTSPKQQLLEDFVQLSRQRSIFDRCQAGIGSVILKRAKALVGKCIKVSREPRAVFSHVLLLFSLTDPVEEEEAGSGGQRQLSTVLMVNMGRTVFPTYTVNRETPIFQDRDDFLRYAAAAHASSDISVAMAGGNWEEARCLYEAAKASWQELKGHPTLSPHRALPEYLRRFTVGWLYTRILSHGVEILQRLHMYQEAVEQLQELLAQEDYCVDSRGQWWERLSLNLHQHLKDTKKAIASIRKGLLDPFLRPGHRLGLSQRIQRMRDSPACQTFKHLFCELPLLSVDDVTHVTIKGKLCPQTGMGKSMFILESHTEESEVLTVVCSVEELALAHYKQQGFNQGIHGEGSTFTTLYGLLMWDILFMDGVPDVFRNSYQAFPLDLYTSSFYKNRQPAIEARLQSVHEASAETLQEWVGDVWEAQEGKASALIGWDRFSSLQQAQNLACCLGGPFLSGVCRRLSQDLRHCRGGLPDLVVWRTDPRQFKLVEVKGPGDRLSHKQTVWLDELQKLGASVEVCHVEAVGSKSQRLG